In Dromiciops gliroides isolate mDroGli1 chromosome 4, mDroGli1.pri, whole genome shotgun sequence, one DNA window encodes the following:
- the RIT1 gene encoding GTP-binding protein Rit1 isoform X2, protein MDAGARTGGGGGSSGGSAAAAAAAAAQSREYKLVMLGAGGVGKSAMTMQFISHRFPEDHDPTIEDAYKIRIRIDDEPANLDILDTAGQAEFTAMRDQYMRAGEGFIICYSITDRRSFHEVREFKQLIYRVRRTDDTPVVLVGNKSDLRQLRQVTKEEGIALAREFSCPFFETSAAYRYYIDDVFHALVREIRRKEKEAVLAMEKKSKPKSSVWKRLKSPFRKKKDSVT, encoded by the exons ATGGACGCGGGCGCGCGCACGGGCGGCGGTGGGGGCTCCTCCGGAGGCTccgcggcggcagcggcggcggcggcggcgcagTCCCGCGAGTACAAGCTGGTGATGCTGGGCGCCGGGGGCGTGGGCAAGAGCG CCATGACCATGCAGTTCATCAGCCATCGATTCCCCGAGGACCACGATCCCACCATCG AAGATGCATATAAAATCCGAATTCGTATTGATGATGAACCGGCTAATCTGGATATATTGGATACAGCTGGACAG GCAGAGTTCACGGCCATGAGGGACCAGTACATGAGGGCAGGTGAAGGATTTATCATTTGTTACTCCATTACGGATCGTCGAAGTTTCCATGAAGTTCGGGAATTTAAGCAACTGATCTATCGAGTTCGACGGACGGATGACACACCTGTGGTGCTAGTGGGAAACAAGTCTGACCTGAGACAGCTACGCCAA gtcaccaaAGAAGAAGGCATAGCTTTGGCCCGTGAATTCAGTTGCCCCTTTTTTGAAACTTCAGCTGCCTACCGGTACTACATCGATGACGTGTTCCATGCCCTTGTGAGGGAGATCcgtaggaaggaaaaggaggcagtGCTGGCCATGGAGAAGAAATCTAAACCCAAAAGCAGTGTGTGGAAAAGACTGAAATCACCTTTCCGAAAGAAAAAAGATTCAGTAACTTGA
- the RIT1 gene encoding GTP-binding protein Rit1 isoform X1 has product MDAGARTGGGGGSSGGSAAAAAAAAAQSREYKLVMLGAGGVGKSAMTMQFISHRFPEDHDPTIEDAYKIRIRIDDEPANLDILDTAGQQAEFTAMRDQYMRAGEGFIICYSITDRRSFHEVREFKQLIYRVRRTDDTPVVLVGNKSDLRQLRQVTKEEGIALAREFSCPFFETSAAYRYYIDDVFHALVREIRRKEKEAVLAMEKKSKPKSSVWKRLKSPFRKKKDSVT; this is encoded by the exons ATGGACGCGGGCGCGCGCACGGGCGGCGGTGGGGGCTCCTCCGGAGGCTccgcggcggcagcggcggcggcggcggcgcagTCCCGCGAGTACAAGCTGGTGATGCTGGGCGCCGGGGGCGTGGGCAAGAGCG CCATGACCATGCAGTTCATCAGCCATCGATTCCCCGAGGACCACGATCCCACCATCG AAGATGCATATAAAATCCGAATTCGTATTGATGATGAACCGGCTAATCTGGATATATTGGATACAGCTGGACAG CAG GCAGAGTTCACGGCCATGAGGGACCAGTACATGAGGGCAGGTGAAGGATTTATCATTTGTTACTCCATTACGGATCGTCGAAGTTTCCATGAAGTTCGGGAATTTAAGCAACTGATCTATCGAGTTCGACGGACGGATGACACACCTGTGGTGCTAGTGGGAAACAAGTCTGACCTGAGACAGCTACGCCAA gtcaccaaAGAAGAAGGCATAGCTTTGGCCCGTGAATTCAGTTGCCCCTTTTTTGAAACTTCAGCTGCCTACCGGTACTACATCGATGACGTGTTCCATGCCCTTGTGAGGGAGATCcgtaggaaggaaaaggaggcagtGCTGGCCATGGAGAAGAAATCTAAACCCAAAAGCAGTGTGTGGAAAAGACTGAAATCACCTTTCCGAAAGAAAAAAGATTCAGTAACTTGA